From the Mammaliicoccus sciuri genome, the window TTAAATTTTAGAAAGGTGATCAAAATGGATAATAACCAACCAAAAGACGTTATTCTCATTGGTGCTGGTATTTTAAGTACAACATTTGGTTCTTTTTTGAAAAATATTGAACCAGATTGGAATATTAAGTTATTCGAAAGATTAGAACAACCAGCTATTGAAAGTTCAAATGAAAAAAATAATGCTGGTACAGGTCATGCTGCGCTATGCGAATTAAACTACACAGTTGAGCAAGAGGACGGTTCAATTGATGTTGAAAGAGCGAAAGAAATTAACGAGCAATTCGAAATTTCTAAGCAATTTTGGTCATACTTAGTTAAGAGTAAAGCTATCGAGAATCCTCAAGAATTCATTAGACCATTACCACACATCAGTTTCGTAATGGGTATTCGAAATGTAGATTTCTTAAAACGTCGTTATGATGCATTGAAATCTCTACCAATGTTTGAAGGCTTAACTTATACAGAAGATCATAAAGTATTAGCTGAGTGGATGCCTTTAATGATGAAAGGTCGTAATTCAAACGAGCCACTTGCAGCAAGTAAAATTGACGAAGGTACAGATGTTAACTTCGGTGAATTAACACGTAAATTAGTTAAAAATATCGAAAAACATGAAAATGCACAAGTTCATTTTCGTCATGAAGTAGTAGACTTTAAACAACTTTCTAATAGTAAATGGGAAGTTAAAGTTCGTAACTTAGAAACTGGTAAAGTAGAAACGCATGTTGCTGATTATATCTTTATCGGTGCAGGCGGACATGCCATTCCATTACTACAAAAAACAAAAATTCCTGAAAGTAGACATCTTGGAGGATTCCCAATTAGTGGTGCATTCTTAGTATGTAACAACCCTAAAGTTGTAAGTGAACATAATGCCAAAGTTTATGGTAAAGAGCCACCTGGCACACCACCAATGACTGTACCTCACTTAGACAGACGTTATATTCAAGGCAAAGAAAGTTTACTATTTGGTCCATTCGCAGCAATCGGTCCAAAATTCTTGAAAAATGGATCTAACTTAGATTTATTTAAATCTATTAATACAAGTAATGTTGTGACAATGTTATCTTCAGGTGTTAAAAACTTATCACTTGTAAAATATTCAATTCAACAAGTATTACAACGTAAAGAAGATCGTATGAAAGAATTGCGTCGATTTGTACCAGATGCAAAAGACGAAGATTGGGATATTCATATCGCTGGTAAACGTGTACAAGTTATTAAAGATACAGAAGAACATGGCCGTGGATTTATTCAATTCGGTACAGAAGTTGTAAATTCAGAAGACCATACTGTAATTGCTTTATTAGGTGAATCACCAGGAGCATCAACATCAGTATCTGTAGCTTTAGAAGTAATCGAGAAGAACTTCCCTCAATATATGGATAAATGGGAATCTAAAATTAAAGAAATCATTCCTTCATATGGTGAATCTTTAATCGAAGATACTGCTTTATTGAAGAAAACTCGTAAACAAACAGCAGAAGCTTTAGAATTAAATAAATAATGTTGAACAACAGAAGCCATTCCGTTCAGTCGGAATGGCTTTTTTATGTTTAAACGCACGAAGACTGTGAACATAACCCTGTCAAGTAGACACTAAAAAAAGTAATCAATATGTTGGCTGTGCTTTTATAAGCGCAGCCATTTTTAATGAAATTCTTTTAGAATTATAAAATTTTATATATTCATTTATTTGCTTTGTGGCGTGTTTTATATCATTGAATGTTTGAGATTTGTCTTTGAATACCTCTGATTTGAGTAACCCCCAAAAGCCTTCCATAGGACCATTATCAATACATCTACCTACACGAGACATGCTTTGCTTCATAGAAGCATTTTTAATCATCTCTCTAAATAGAACACTCGTATATTGGAATCCTCTGTCGCTATGAAATATAATGCCTTCGGTATTTCTTTTAATTATGGCTTTGTTAAAGGTATCGTATACAAGCTTATTATTGTTTTGAGATGAGACTACATGGCTGATGACTTTCTTAGCACCTAAATCATAAATAGCGCTTAAATACACTTTAGATCCATTTTTCAATTTAAATTCTGTCACATCTGTTAACCAGACCTTATTAACTTTACTTGTTGTAAATTTTCTGTTTAGGATATTTTGAGAAGTGATTTCTGGCTTACTAAGTTTATATTGCCTTCTCTTTTTTCTAATGACAGCTTTTAATCCATACTTCTTCATAATTCTATATACGCGTTTATGATTAACCTGGAATTTAGTATATAATCTCAGATAAATATAAATTCTTCGATATCCATATATGCCATCATGTTCATGATAAATCCTGAAAATCTCATCTTTTAATTCGTTATTGAATCTTTCAGATTCTGAAACCTCTCTGTTTTTCCATTTATAATAACTTGCTCTCGATATTTCAAGTGCGGCGCATATCCATTTGATTGGATACTTATCTTTTAATGCTTCGATTGTCTTGTATGCTGCTATTTGCTTGATTTTCGATTCATCAACTGCCTCTCTATTTCTTCCTGCTTTTTTAATACCTCATTCTCCATTTGGAGAAATTTATTTCTTTGTTCAAGTGCTTTTATTTTTAATTCAAGTTCTTCTTCTCTAGTTAAAGCTTCAACTGGTTTTCCTTTACCTCTACCATCTACTAAACCAATATCACCATGTTTTTCATACTTTTTTACCCAATTATAGACTTGTGAATAGTTAACTTGGTACTTTTCAGCTGTCTTATTAAAGTCTCTATTATTTTCAATACAATATTTAGCTATTTCAATTCTCTCTTCAAATGTTGTTTTTCTAGTATTCATAGTGTCTACCTCCAGATATGGAAAATAAGATTTATTTTCCTTTCCTTCAGTATACTTTACCACCCAATTTTTTAAAGTAGCATGATGTGAAATATTGTAATAGGCTGCTAGATCTGAATACGTCTTATTAGTCTCTAGATATTCTTTAACAACTTTTTCTTTAAATTCGCGTGTATAGATTTTATTTCGATTCTTATTTATAAGTGCTGTTATACCATGTTGCTTATACACTTTATATTTAAATCGAATCACACTATCACTAATATCTAAATTTAACTTATCAATTATATTTTGAAAGGAATAACCCTTTTCATGCAAATCGAAGATTTCCTGATACAGTTTAACAGGTAGTCTAGTTTTATACATAAAAATACCCCCTATAGAGTTTTAGTTTTTTTAATGTCTACTCTATAGGGAATAATACACTGAGAGATATCGTGCGCTAGGGTACAAAATAAGGGCATAACGCACGAAGACTGAGAGATATCGTGCGCGTATAAATGAATCATTCAATTTTTAAGAAATCCTACTTTTAGAATTGTCCACTCCAACTATTCCTTCTAATTATTTGCTTGTGTATTATTTCATTTATCAAACAATAATATTTCAAATTATTTTAGAGTGAGATGTGATTTTTTCGCTTGGTGATTAGTGTTTCAATGATTGTATATATACGATGCATGAGTAATTTAATGGTCTAAATATTTTATTAATATAATGAAGTTTTTTATATGCGTGATAATTTTCGAGATATACGTATGTTCTGAACCAGCGATAATTATTAAAAAATATTACAACTACAGTATGTGAGGAGGTACTAAGTGTTAGTTGTAATTATTTCGATTTTGTAATTAAAAAGATATTGTCGTATACTTTTTTTACTTTTCTTTCATATTTATACTGTGTTATATTTACTAATGTAAGGGCTTACATTTTATTGGGGAGGTCTTTTATGGAATGATTGTAATTATGAAAGATAGGGGATAATCGTATGCAAATTATTTCGTTCGAAGATTTGAAAGACATTGTCAAAAGTGGAGATGTTATTTCACTGGCAGCATTATCAGTGAGTAATTTACCTGTGAGTGTCTTAAAACATTTGGTTAAAGCTCATGATGAATATGGAAATCTTAATGATTTAACTTTTATGGTTGCGAATGATATTAGTGATTATCGTGGTGATGGTTATGATTTAGATTCATTTGTGAGTAGAGGTATGGTTAAAAGGCTCATTATGAGTATTATCATTGGTTCACCTAAAACGATAGAAGCCATAAAGAATAATGATGTAGAAGCATATTTTGTACCGCAAGGATTGTTAGCTACACATTATCGAAATTCGTTAGCCAAATTTCCAGATATGATTTCTGAAATAGGTTTACACACTTCCGTTGATCCTAGATTTGATGGCGGAAAAGTCAATGATGTGACTAAGGAAGATATTGTTTCTTTATTAGAAATTAATAATGAAGAATATTTACAATATAAATTTCCTAAAGTTGATATTGCATTGCTTCGTGGTACATACGCTGATAGCGAGGGGAACATTTATATGCATCATGAAGCACACTTAGGAGAAGGCTATGGTGCTGCTCTAGCAGCGCATCAAAATGGTGGAAAAGTCATTGTACAAGTTAAAGAAATTGTACAACATGGTAGCTTTAAGCCGACAGAAGTCTTTATTCCTGGAGAGCTTGTGGATTATGTATGTGTAAATGATGACCCAAAACATCATAGACAAACCATTCAAAATTATTATGACCCAGCTATTTCGGGTGAATATAAAGTACTTAGTATGCCTGAACCAGTTAATGAATTGAGTACACGTAAAGTGATTTTACGACGAGCTGCCCAATTTTTAAATGTAGGTAATGTTGTCAGTATAGGGTTTGGTATTAACAATGAATTATCGAATTTATTAGTTGAGGAGAAAGCTGAAGATTTAGTGCAACTGAATATAGATACGGGTGTATTTGGTGGAATGATAGGAAGTGGTCAAAACTTCGGATTAAATTACAATTTAGATGCGAAGATGCGACATGAAATGACATGGGACTTTATTTATAGCGGAGGCATAGATGTAGCTTATTTAAGCTTTGCTGAAGTGGATCAGTTTGGTAATGTCAATGTTTCAAAATATGGCGATAGAATGAATGGTTGTGGGGGATTCATAGATATTAGTCAAACGGTCCAAAAAATTATTTTCTCAGGAACAATGGTAGTCGGAAGTAAGACTACTTGGAATGATAAAGGTTTAGTTGTTGAAAAAGAAGGTCATGCTCAGAAATTTGTTGAACAAGTGCATAATATGGACTTCAATGCATCATATGCTAAGACGTTAAATCAAGAAGTCTATTATGTGACGGAACGCGCTGTATTCCAATTAACCGATGAAGGTGTCAAATTAATTGAAATTGCAGCTGGATTAGATTTAGAGAAAGATATTCTATCCAATATAGCATTTCAACCGATAATTGCTGAAGAACTTAAAGTAACGGATCAGCAAATTTATCAAGAAAATTGGGGAGGATTGCAACAATGTATTAAAGACAATGGTTCAAACTATTAAGGGGGTAGTTTAATATGAATTACGATTGGATTAAAACGAGAGCGCAATATGACGAAGAAAAGGCAGCAGTTATCGATCCACTAAAAGGAACAGAATGGACTTATCAAGATTTAAATATTCGTGCTGAAAACTTAGCCAACCATCTTGAAGAACAAGGTATTAAAAAGGGAGATGTCGTTGGGATATTTGCACCAAATGATGTAGCGGTTCTTGACTTACTATTCGCTTTATTTAAGATAGGCGCAGTATACTTCCCAATGAACTGGAGACTCAAACCGAACGAAATTGAAAGTGTTATTGAAGATTCAGGTGTGAAGTTTATATTCTATGCGAATCGTCATTTAAGTAGTTTACAAGGGATTGCAGATGACTATTTACACATGGATATCGATTCACCTGAATATGATGAACTTGTAAATCCTAAAAATCATAAACCATTCAAGACAGTAGATGTAGGTCGTGATGATTTAGCGGCATTAATGTACACAAGTGGTACAACAGGATTACCAAAGGGTGTCATGTTCACTTATGATTCATTTACATCAAATGCGATTAATACGATACTCACTTATAAAGTGAATTCAGGATTTTCATCTATTATTTCGTTACCGATGTTCCATGTATTTGGATTTAATGATTTAGTCATTCCATTGTTGATGGCAGGTGGTTCACTCGTATTACATCGTTACTTCGAAGGTGAACAACTCAACGATTTAATGGCTAAATATAAACCGAATTACTTATCGCTTATTCCAACAATGTATTATGCCATGTTAGTAGCACCTAACTTTGATGTGAAGAACTTTGATAATATTGATTTTCTTATTCAAGGTGGTTCAGCACCGTTACCTGGTGTTCAGAAAAAATTTGCAAGCATGGGGTTAAATATTATTAATGGTTATGGCTTAACAGAAGCACCATTAGCGATGATTAATACACCTACTAATTCACTTAAAAAGCCATTGAGTATAGGTAAGCCAGTCATGTATGTAGAATCAAGATTATTTGATGAAGATTTCAATGACGTACCTGTAGGTGAAATTGGTGAATTAGCGATTAAAGGTAAACAAGTTACACCTGGTTATTGGCAAAAACAAGAAGAAATGAATAAATCTTTCCATGATGGTTATTTCTTAACAGGTGATTTAGCACGTATAGATGAAGATGGCGATATATTTATCGTAGATAGAAAAAAAGAATTGATTATTACAGGTGGAGAGAACGTCTTACCATCTGAAGTAGAAATTGTTCTAGCTGGTCATCCACTCGTAGCACAATGTGTTGTCGTAGGTTATGAAAATGAAAAATTCGGAGAAACTGTAGCGGCTGCTGTGTTACTGAATGAACAAGATCCAGATTTCGTAGAGAAATTAGATGCTTATATGCGTGAGAACTTAGCGAGTTATAAAGTACCTAAAAATTATCTATCCGTAATGAAAATGCCATTAACTTCAACTGCTAAACCAGACAAATTAGAAGTGAAAGCTATGATGAAGAGAAAGTTTCAACAATAAACAAAGATGACGCTAACATGAATACTAAATTTTTTTAGATGTAAATGTAAGCGCTTTAATAACATTTGGAGGTCATATATATGTCAACAAAATTAGAAACATTAAAAGCATTATTTCCAGAGGATGTATTGAATATTTCAAAACAATTAACAGAAGGTGAAGTCAAGTTCTTAAAACAACTTGATGATTTATTAGAAGAAAAATATCGTCCAACAATCAACGAACATTGGGTGAATGCGACAGTGCCAGAAGACTTCTTCGATGATATGGGTAAGCTCAACTATTTCCAAAATCCATTATTATTTGAAGGGCGTGAAGGTGCAAAGACACCTAGTCAATTATTCCAATTTTTCATGTCTTATGTCGTAGCACGATTCGATGTATCTTTAGTGACATTATTAGGTGTCCATCAAGGTTTAGGACATAATTCATTCTTATTTGGTGGTAGTAAAGAACAAATTGCTTACTACATCCCTAAATTACAATCACATGAATTAAGAACATGCTTTGCGTTAACAGAACCAGAACACGGATCAGATGTTGCAGGTGGACTTGAAACAACTGCAAAACGTGAAGGCGATAAATGGATTTTAAATGGTGAAAAGAAATGGATAGGCGGCGCGAATTTAGCAGATGTTATTCCGGTATATGCTGTTGATGTTGAAACAGGTAAACCTAAAGGCTTTATTATCAGACCAGAACAAGCTGGTGTGGATATTGAAGTGATTGAAAATAAAATCGCTTTAAGAATCATTCCAAATACAATTATTAAATTAGACAATGTAGAAGTTGAAGAAGATCAAAGACTTCAAAATATAAATGGCTTTAAAGATATTGCGAAAGTACTTTATTCTACACGTGCAGGAGTTGCATATATGGCAACGGGTGCTTTAGCAGGTGCTTTACGCGCAACGCTTGATTATGTAACAGAACGTAAACAGTTCGGTAAAGAAATTAGTAAATATCAATTAATCCAAGAGAAATTAGCTATGATGCAAGGAAATTTAGCACATTCAATGTCTATATGTGCCCAGCTTGCTAGAATGCAAGAAAATGGTGAATATGACGAAGTTGCCACTTCAACTGCTAAGATGATGAATTCACTTAGATTAAGAGAATCTGTCGCAATGGGTCGAGGTATCACAGGTGGTAACGGTATTTTAGCTGAATATGATATTGCGAGATTCTTCTCAGATGCAGAAGGGGTATACACATATGAAGGTACACACGAAATC encodes:
- the fadD gene encoding long-chain-fatty-acid--CoA ligase FadD, whose protein sequence is MNYDWIKTRAQYDEEKAAVIDPLKGTEWTYQDLNIRAENLANHLEEQGIKKGDVVGIFAPNDVAVLDLLFALFKIGAVYFPMNWRLKPNEIESVIEDSGVKFIFYANRHLSSLQGIADDYLHMDIDSPEYDELVNPKNHKPFKTVDVGRDDLAALMYTSGTTGLPKGVMFTYDSFTSNAINTILTYKVNSGFSSIISLPMFHVFGFNDLVIPLLMAGGSLVLHRYFEGEQLNDLMAKYKPNYLSLIPTMYYAMLVAPNFDVKNFDNIDFLIQGGSAPLPGVQKKFASMGLNIINGYGLTEAPLAMINTPTNSLKKPLSIGKPVMYVESRLFDEDFNDVPVGEIGELAIKGKQVTPGYWQKQEEMNKSFHDGYFLTGDLARIDEDGDIFIVDRKKELIITGGENVLPSEVEIVLAGHPLVAQCVVVGYENEKFGETVAAAVLLNEQDPDFVEKLDAYMRENLASYKVPKNYLSVMKMPLTSTAKPDKLEVKAMMKRKFQQ
- the fadX gene encoding fatty acid degradation protein FadX; amino-acid sequence: MQIISFEDLKDIVKSGDVISLAALSVSNLPVSVLKHLVKAHDEYGNLNDLTFMVANDISDYRGDGYDLDSFVSRGMVKRLIMSIIIGSPKTIEAIKNNDVEAYFVPQGLLATHYRNSLAKFPDMISEIGLHTSVDPRFDGGKVNDVTKEDIVSLLEINNEEYLQYKFPKVDIALLRGTYADSEGNIYMHHEAHLGEGYGAALAAHQNGGKVIVQVKEIVQHGSFKPTEVFIPGELVDYVCVNDDPKHHRQTIQNYYDPAISGEYKVLSMPEPVNELSTRKVILRRAAQFLNVGNVVSIGFGINNELSNLLVEEKAEDLVQLNIDTGVFGGMIGSGQNFGLNYNLDAKMRHEMTWDFIYSGGIDVAYLSFAEVDQFGNVNVSKYGDRMNGCGGFIDISQTVQKIIFSGTMVVGSKTTWNDKGLVVEKEGHAQKFVEQVHNMDFNASYAKTLNQEVYYVTERAVFQLTDEGVKLIEIAAGLDLEKDILSNIAFQPIIAEELKVTDQQIYQENWGGLQQCIKDNGSNY
- the fadE gene encoding acyl-CoA dehydrogenase FadE; translation: MSTKLETLKALFPEDVLNISKQLTEGEVKFLKQLDDLLEEKYRPTINEHWVNATVPEDFFDDMGKLNYFQNPLLFEGREGAKTPSQLFQFFMSYVVARFDVSLVTLLGVHQGLGHNSFLFGGSKEQIAYYIPKLQSHELRTCFALTEPEHGSDVAGGLETTAKREGDKWILNGEKKWIGGANLADVIPVYAVDVETGKPKGFIIRPEQAGVDIEVIENKIALRIIPNTIIKLDNVEVEEDQRLQNINGFKDIAKVLYSTRAGVAYMATGALAGALRATLDYVTERKQFGKEISKYQLIQEKLAMMQGNLAHSMSICAQLARMQENGEYDEVATSTAKMMNSLRLRESVAMGRGITGGNGILAEYDIARFFSDAEGVYTYEGTHEINALLIGRALTGDSAFI
- a CDS encoding IS3 family transposase (programmed frameshift), translated to MYKTRLPVKLYQEIFDLHEKGYSFQNIIDKLNLDISDSVIRFKYKVYKQHGITALINKNRNKIYTREFKEKVVKEYLETNKTYSDLAAYYNISHHATLKNWVVKYTEGKENKSYFPYLEVDTMNTRKTTFEERIEIAKYCIENNRDFNKTAEKYQVNYSQVYNWVKKYEKHGDIGLVDGRGKGKPVEALTREEELELKIKALEQRNKFLQMENEVLKKQEEIERQDESKIKQIAAYKTIEALKDKYPIKWICAALEISRASYYKWKNREVSESERFNNELKDEIFRIYHEHDGIYGYRRIYIYLRLYTKFQVNHKRVYRIMKKYGLKAVIRKKRRQYKLSKPEITSQNILNRKFTTSKVNKVWLTDVTEFKLKNGSKVYLSAIYDLGAKKVISHVVSSQNNNKLVYDTFNKAIIKRNTEGIIFHSDRGFQYTSVLFREMIKNASMKQSMSRVGRCIDNGPMEGFWGLLKSEVFKDKSQTFNDIKHATKQINEYIKFYNSKRISLKMAALIKAQPTY
- the mqo gene encoding malate dehydrogenase (quinone) encodes the protein MDNNQPKDVILIGAGILSTTFGSFLKNIEPDWNIKLFERLEQPAIESSNEKNNAGTGHAALCELNYTVEQEDGSIDVERAKEINEQFEISKQFWSYLVKSKAIENPQEFIRPLPHISFVMGIRNVDFLKRRYDALKSLPMFEGLTYTEDHKVLAEWMPLMMKGRNSNEPLAASKIDEGTDVNFGELTRKLVKNIEKHENAQVHFRHEVVDFKQLSNSKWEVKVRNLETGKVETHVADYIFIGAGGHAIPLLQKTKIPESRHLGGFPISGAFLVCNNPKVVSEHNAKVYGKEPPGTPPMTVPHLDRRYIQGKESLLFGPFAAIGPKFLKNGSNLDLFKSINTSNVVTMLSSGVKNLSLVKYSIQQVLQRKEDRMKELRRFVPDAKDEDWDIHIAGKRVQVIKDTEEHGRGFIQFGTEVVNSEDHTVIALLGESPGASTSVSVALEVIEKNFPQYMDKWESKIKEIIPSYGESLIEDTALLKKTRKQTAEALELNK